From Etheostoma cragini isolate CJK2018 chromosome 17, CSU_Ecrag_1.0, whole genome shotgun sequence, one genomic window encodes:
- the LOC117960181 gene encoding homeobox protein Hox-D4b-like isoform X1 produces the protein MESYVVSCKYAEPQFPPCEEDYSNFSDQGGYYNNPQDSGSYGRGYQPVQPPPPQYTPQQTEYPSLQGHHREDGEDHSQHQGAPFPGYRETNATGKESRFSVGDLQCHAWMTCAKPAQVQRKTACQGKDKPPIVVYPWMKKVHIAHVNPNHMGPEPKRLRTAYTRQQVLELEKEFHFSRYLTRRRRVEVAHTLCLSERQVKVWFQNRRMRWKKDNKLPNTKGRSKNKKATDNNNSSSSSSSSGSDSSVKAVITV, from the exons ATGGAGTCCTACGTGGTGAGCTGTAAATACGCTGAGCCGCAGTTCCCGCCTTGTGAAGAAGATTACAGTAATTTTAGTGACCAAGGGGGGTATTACAATAACCCCCAGGACAGTGGTAGTTATGGAAGGGGCTATCAGCCCGTGCAGCCCCCTCCGCCTCAATACACACCACAACAAACCGAGTATCCCTCTTTGCAGGGCCACCACCGGGAGGATGGAGAGGACCACTCGCAGCACCAAGGTGCTCCCTTCCCCGGATACAGAGAGACAAATGCCACGGGTAAGGAGTCGAGGTTCTCCGTCGGTGACCTGCAGTGCCATGCCTGGATGACCTGTGCAAAGCCAGCTCAGGTGCAGAGGAAAACGGCCTGCCAGGGAAAAGACAAGCCGCCTATTGTTGTCTACCCGTGGATGAAGAAAGTGCACATCGCTCATG ttaatCCGAACCACATGGGCCCGGAGCCAAAGCGACTACGGACGGCCTACACACGCCAGCAGGTTCTGGAGCTCGAGAAGGAGTTCCATTTTAGCCGCTACCTCACGCGCCGCCGCCGGGTCGAGGTGGCCCACACGCTCTGCCTGTCCGAGCGCCAGGTGAAGGTGTGGTTCCAGAACCGACGCATGCGCTGGAAGAAAGACAACAAGCTGCCGAACACCAAAGGAAGGAGCAAAAATAAGAAGGCAACGGACAAcaataacagcagcagcagcagcagcagcagcggcagcgaTAGTAGCGTGAAGGCGGTGATAACTGTCTGA
- the mtx2 gene encoding metaxin-2, with translation MSLAAEAFVSQMAAAEPWPESATLYQPLKEDQILLSDCASSLAVQAYLRMCGLPVQVVCRANAEYMSPSGKIPFIHVGNQVVSELGPIVQFTKAKGNSLSEGLDDVQRAEMKAYMELVNNMLLTAELYIQWCDDPTAAEISRPRYSSPYSWPLSNILAYQKQWEVRRKMNAIGWGGKTLEQVYEDVSQCCQALSQRLGTQPYFFNKQPTELDALVFGHLFTILTTRLTSTELAERIKSYSNLLSFCRRIEQTYFEDKSS, from the exons ATGTCTCTTGCGGCAGAGGCTTTCGTGTCGCAGATGGCAG CTGCTGAGCCTTGGCCTGAATCTGCCACACTGTACCAACCGCTGAAGG AGGATCAGATTTTGCTGTCAGACTGCGCCTCATCTCTTGCAGTTCAG GCCTACCTCAGGATGTGCGGCCTACCAGTGCAGGTGGTGTGCAGAGCAAATGCTGAATACATGTCACCCTCCG gTAAGATTCCTTTTATCCACGTTGGGAACCAGGTGGTGTCAGAACTGGGGCCGATAGTGCAGTTCACCAAAGCTAAG GGTAATTCTCTGAGTGAAGGCTTAGACGATGTTCAGAGAGCTGAAATGAAAGCGTACATGGAGCTGGTCAACAACATGCTGCTTACTGCTGAG TTGTACATCCAGTGGTGTGATGACCCTACAGCTGCTGAG atCTCACGTCCCAGATACAGCAGTCCCTACTCATGGCCTCTCAGTAACATCCTCGCCTATCAGAAGCAGTGGGAGGTTCGCAGGAAGATGAACGCTATCGGTTGGGGAGGGAAAACCCTGGAGCAG GTTTATGAGGACGTGAGTCAGTGCTGCCAGGCTCTCTCCCAGAGGCTGGGGACTCAACCatacttttttaataaaca aCCTACGGAACTGGATGCGTTAGTGTTTGGTCACCTCTTCACCATACTGACCACCAGACTGACCAGCACTGAGCTGGCAGAGCGGATCAAGAGCTACAGCAACCTGTTGTCCTTCTGCCGACGCATCGAACAGACCTACTTTGAAGACAAGAGCTCCTGA